A genomic window from Candidatus Pelagisphaera phototrophica includes:
- a CDS encoding SCO family protein, whose protein sequence is MKLKNISWVNKRFKQSSVWVLVFGILAACNPKEEFLGEGDTEGHLLIGTITAVDEAAGLLEVAHEKIPELMPAMTMKFEVSAGDLKNAKVEQKIRARLVRDENGAFQLIKIWPLDEQVSNDLKHVNQRLQEQAKALPSGYHYGEGDVSPDFALLDQFGEVVTNDQFSGRPLMLNFIFTRCTDANMCPLTTSKMAQLQKLAQASELDVNFVSITLDPQYDTPGVLRQYAEAYGIDGSNFKFVTGPKSAVRDLVKSHGVTSTAKVDTIMHSLATVLIDEDGAIAKRSDKSAWTPEEFLEILR, encoded by the coding sequence GTGAAACTGAAAAATATTAGTTGGGTGAATAAGCGTTTTAAGCAGAGCTCGGTCTGGGTACTCGTCTTTGGGATCTTGGCGGCTTGCAACCCAAAGGAGGAATTCTTGGGGGAGGGGGACACCGAAGGCCATCTGCTGATTGGCACGATTACCGCGGTGGATGAGGCGGCGGGTTTGCTGGAAGTGGCTCATGAAAAAATACCTGAATTGATGCCAGCGATGACGATGAAGTTCGAAGTGTCCGCCGGTGATTTGAAAAATGCCAAAGTTGAACAGAAAATCCGAGCTCGGCTCGTTCGAGATGAAAACGGAGCTTTTCAGTTAATCAAGATCTGGCCGCTCGACGAACAGGTTTCGAATGACTTGAAGCACGTCAATCAGCGATTGCAGGAGCAGGCCAAAGCGCTTCCTTCGGGCTACCACTATGGGGAAGGGGACGTATCGCCCGACTTCGCATTGCTCGACCAGTTTGGCGAAGTCGTTACCAACGACCAGTTTTCCGGTAGGCCCCTCATGCTGAATTTCATTTTTACCCGCTGCACAGATGCAAACATGTGCCCGCTAACGACCTCAAAAATGGCGCAATTGCAGAAGCTTGCCCAGGCTTCCGAGTTAGACGTAAATTTTGTCTCCATCACATTGGACCCGCAATACGATACGCCCGGAGTACTCCGACAATACGCGGAGGCCTACGGAATCGATGGAAGCAATTTCAAGTTTGTCACCGGCCCGAAGTCGGCGGTTCGCGATCTAGTCAAGTCTCATGGTGTCACCTCTACCGCCAAGGTGGATACCATCATGCACAGCCTGGCCACCGTCTTGATCGACGAAGACGGCGCGATCGCCAAACGCTCCGACAAAAGCGCCTGGACTCCTGAAGAGTTCCTGGAGATTTTGAGGTAA
- a CDS encoding glutamine amidotransferase — protein MIGAITLNGDSWWWVSLLVSIALLGSSYFAWKSEGRLIKGYALGLSLRAFGIVLLLLCVLDPHWAGERPAKGANIVAVVADNSQGMQLSDIGQEESRGGILKGRLAGTEASWLSELGENFQARSYRFDRELRRVTDFASLDFRGDRSNLAYSLQQLKERFEGLPLAGILLFTDGVATDSAAIDSINLSTLPPIYPVVVGDSTPLPDLSIERVELRQTAFDDAPISLKAIVSSASLPAQNVSVSVTPLEIRDALPAVNDESDLPQPQSFRTQASGSNHTLVFDWRPIRTGIQFYRLSTSNLNLGEEATEANNERIAMVDGGQKAFQILYVTGRPNWEYKFLNRALYKDPQLQMTGLIRVARREPKFEFKGRSGESSNPLYRGFGRDEEETEDYDQPVLIRVNARNENELSDGFPKTAEELFEYDALIIDDLEAEFFSFNQQTLIRRFVSERGGGLLALGGADALDHGGYEETPIAGTLPIYLDQTFKRASSENLSWKLTREGWVEPWTRVRPLERDERARLNTMPPFRVLNTIPKIKPGARVLAEVENLLGDRYPSLVAHNFGAGKVACVAIGDMWRWGMRGESEQEDLARLWRQIARWLVTDVPEIVEIEAKESSEGIVLNVEARNDDYKPLEIGQARITIQRVDLTEEELTTYKSFTEVDFFAEPIADSPGRFTTTFASRDEGAYIASVEVLGPEGEVIGMAETGWVNEPLANEYRALSPDRYLLQRIATQTGGEVLDWNALATIGDKLSKQQTPITEIWSYPLWHNGWLFAASLCCFLAEWGLRRKKGLA, from the coding sequence ATGATAGGAGCGATCACCTTAAACGGAGATAGCTGGTGGTGGGTATCACTATTGGTAAGTATCGCTCTGCTTGGTTCTTCCTATTTCGCCTGGAAAAGCGAGGGCCGACTCATCAAAGGGTACGCCCTTGGCTTGTCACTACGCGCTTTCGGAATTGTACTGCTACTCCTTTGCGTACTAGACCCCCATTGGGCCGGAGAGCGTCCCGCTAAAGGAGCCAACATCGTCGCGGTCGTCGCGGATAACAGCCAAGGCATGCAGCTAAGCGATATCGGGCAAGAAGAGAGCCGGGGGGGAATTCTAAAAGGAAGACTGGCCGGAACAGAGGCCTCCTGGCTGAGCGAGCTAGGTGAAAACTTTCAAGCCCGATCCTATCGCTTCGACCGGGAGCTCAGACGCGTGACCGATTTTGCCAGTCTGGACTTCCGGGGAGATCGAAGCAATCTGGCCTATTCTCTCCAACAGCTAAAAGAGCGATTTGAGGGCCTACCCCTGGCGGGGATATTGCTGTTCACCGATGGAGTCGCTACCGACTCCGCAGCGATCGATAGTATCAACCTGAGCACCCTTCCCCCAATCTATCCCGTAGTGGTCGGAGATTCGACCCCATTGCCTGACCTGAGCATCGAAAGAGTCGAGCTAAGGCAAACCGCTTTTGACGACGCCCCTATCTCGCTTAAAGCGATTGTATCCTCTGCTTCCCTACCCGCCCAGAATGTTTCCGTAAGCGTTACACCACTCGAAATCCGAGACGCGCTTCCCGCAGTCAACGACGAGTCCGATCTTCCACAACCCCAGTCCTTCCGCACCCAGGCTAGCGGATCGAACCACACCCTCGTTTTTGACTGGCGCCCGATTCGTACAGGTATTCAGTTTTACCGGCTCTCGACGAGCAACTTGAATTTGGGAGAAGAGGCTACTGAGGCGAACAACGAACGCATCGCCATGGTGGACGGGGGGCAAAAGGCCTTTCAGATTCTCTATGTCACCGGACGCCCTAACTGGGAATACAAGTTTCTCAACCGCGCCCTCTACAAAGATCCGCAGTTGCAGATGACCGGTTTGATCCGGGTCGCCCGTCGTGAGCCTAAGTTCGAATTCAAGGGCCGCTCTGGAGAGTCCAGCAATCCGCTCTATCGCGGCTTTGGACGCGACGAAGAAGAAACCGAAGACTATGACCAGCCGGTTCTCATACGAGTCAATGCACGCAATGAGAATGAACTCAGTGACGGATTTCCGAAAACGGCCGAAGAATTGTTCGAGTATGACGCCCTGATCATTGACGATCTCGAAGCCGAATTTTTCAGCTTCAATCAGCAGACGCTGATCCGACGCTTTGTATCCGAACGAGGGGGTGGGCTCCTAGCACTCGGCGGAGCCGACGCTCTGGACCACGGGGGTTATGAAGAAACGCCGATTGCAGGAACCCTTCCCATTTACCTCGACCAGACTTTCAAACGAGCCTCAAGCGAGAACCTATCCTGGAAACTCACTCGCGAAGGCTGGGTCGAACCGTGGACGAGAGTCCGACCATTGGAAAGGGACGAGCGAGCGCGACTCAATACCATGCCCCCCTTTCGCGTGTTGAATACGATTCCAAAGATCAAACCAGGAGCTCGCGTTCTCGCGGAGGTCGAAAACTTGCTGGGAGACCGATACCCGAGCCTTGTCGCGCACAACTTCGGAGCAGGCAAAGTCGCCTGCGTCGCCATCGGCGACATGTGGCGATGGGGGATGCGAGGTGAAAGCGAGCAAGAAGATCTGGCTCGACTTTGGCGGCAGATCGCCCGTTGGCTGGTCACAGACGTTCCCGAGATTGTAGAAATAGAGGCCAAAGAATCTTCGGAGGGCATTGTGCTCAATGTTGAAGCTCGAAACGACGACTACAAACCACTCGAGATCGGGCAGGCTCGAATCACCATCCAACGCGTGGATTTAACGGAAGAAGAGCTCACCACCTACAAGAGCTTTACCGAGGTCGATTTTTTCGCGGAACCGATTGCCGACTCTCCCGGACGGTTTACGACTACCTTCGCCTCACGGGACGAGGGGGCCTACATTGCGAGCGTCGAAGTTCTAGGACCCGAGGGCGAAGTAATAGGCATGGCCGAGACGGGTTGGGTCAACGAACCTCTGGCAAATGAATATCGTGCTCTTTCACCCGACCGGTATTTACTCCAGCGTATTGCAACCCAAACAGGGGGTGAAGTACTCGATTGGAATGCCCTTGCTACTATCGGGGACAAACTATCCAAGCAACAAACGCCCATTACAGAAATCTGGTCGTATCCGTTATGGCACAACGGCTGGCTTTTCGCTGCTTCCCTTTGCTGCTTCTTAGCGGAGTGGGGATTGCGTCGAAAGAAGGGACTCGCATGA
- a CDS encoding Bax inhibitor-1/YccA family protein — protein sequence MRTSNPALNDKVFDLGRSTGNVMTINGTVNRTGILLCLLMFTAIFSWDRAYSAVDPGELYPWLIGSGIAGFVVALITVFKKTAAPITAPIYAAIEGILLGILSAFYEMQFPGLVFQAILLTFGTLFALLMAYRSGVIKATENFKLGVFAATGGIALIYLTTFILSFFGVSIPYIHGSGTIGILFSLFVVVIAALNLVLDFDFIERGAERGAPKYMEWYAAFGLLVTLIWLYMEMLRLLSKLRSR from the coding sequence ATGAGAACATCTAATCCTGCACTTAACGACAAGGTATTCGATCTAGGACGCTCCACTGGGAACGTCATGACTATCAACGGAACGGTGAACCGTACGGGTATTCTACTTTGCTTGCTCATGTTCACGGCCATTTTCAGCTGGGACCGTGCTTACAGCGCCGTGGATCCGGGAGAGCTCTACCCATGGCTCATTGGAAGCGGTATCGCAGGGTTCGTCGTGGCTCTTATAACAGTTTTTAAAAAGACCGCTGCTCCGATTACCGCTCCGATCTACGCGGCGATAGAGGGCATTCTCCTCGGCATATTGTCCGCCTTTTACGAGATGCAGTTTCCTGGGCTCGTTTTCCAAGCAATCCTTCTGACTTTTGGAACGCTCTTTGCCCTGCTGATGGCCTACCGCTCTGGGGTCATAAAGGCGACCGAGAATTTTAAGCTCGGCGTTTTCGCCGCTACTGGAGGCATCGCTCTCATCTACCTCACTACCTTCATACTTAGCTTCTTCGGAGTATCCATCCCCTACATTCATGGAAGCGGCACCATTGGAATCTTGTTCAGTCTCTTCGTCGTTGTGATCGCTGCCCTCAATCTGGTGCTCGACTTCGACTTTATCGAAAGAGGGGCCGAACGAGGAGCACCCAAATACATGGAATGGTATGCTGCCTTCGGCCTGCTTGTAACCCTCATCTGGCTCTACATGGAAATGCTCCGGCTTCTTTCAAAACTGAGGAGTCGGTAG
- a CDS encoding COX15/CtaA family protein has product MKSKPEAFDYTAYKPFLFWFGFCALIWITFLLYAGGFTTSIRAGMAFLDWPLSNGSINPEGWLENEDMMAEHSHRLLGAVMGLLSVALCVTAYAQKASPRIRKLGIWLVILVVTQGLLGGLRVKLDALNLDIDHNLYAQTFAVAHGTLAQIFLCLLVAFTVINSKSWIQRKAGFTVAPSSSVGLFGLIACLTIILQLIIGAVMRHSYAGLAITSFPYSHPDGYWIPPAFNFKVAIHFAHRVGGIVVSIAIIAFTMKIWRESQSRKALGKSAITLIALLGIQIYLGAMIIWTVRNPHVATFHMLNGAFLLSICWMMTLRSLKFRLEAPHLSQRAPETDAPLGELEKTGHA; this is encoded by the coding sequence ATGAAATCAAAACCAGAAGCGTTCGATTATACTGCATACAAGCCATTCTTATTTTGGTTTGGATTCTGCGCACTCATTTGGATCACCTTCCTCCTTTACGCAGGTGGTTTCACTACCAGTATTCGGGCGGGGATGGCCTTTCTCGACTGGCCGCTTTCCAACGGCTCGATCAATCCCGAAGGCTGGCTGGAGAATGAAGATATGATGGCGGAGCATAGCCACCGCCTCCTAGGGGCGGTCATGGGACTCCTTTCCGTTGCTCTTTGCGTCACCGCGTACGCGCAGAAAGCGAGCCCACGGATCCGAAAGCTAGGAATCTGGCTGGTCATACTCGTCGTGACCCAAGGACTGCTCGGAGGTCTCCGCGTAAAGCTCGATGCACTCAATCTCGATATCGATCACAACTTGTACGCCCAGACCTTCGCCGTCGCCCACGGCACTCTGGCCCAAATTTTTCTCTGTCTGCTTGTCGCCTTCACCGTGATTAACAGCAAGTCCTGGATCCAGCGAAAGGCAGGATTTACCGTAGCCCCCTCCAGCAGCGTAGGTCTCTTTGGCCTGATTGCCTGCCTTACAATCATACTCCAGCTGATAATCGGAGCGGTGATGCGACACAGCTATGCCGGACTAGCGATCACGAGCTTTCCCTACAGTCATCCCGACGGCTACTGGATCCCTCCCGCATTTAATTTCAAGGTCGCCATCCATTTCGCCCACAGAGTCGGCGGCATAGTGGTAAGTATTGCGATTATCGCGTTCACGATGAAGATTTGGCGGGAATCGCAGAGCCGCAAAGCTTTAGGTAAGTCAGCGATCACCCTAATCGCCCTCCTAGGAATCCAAATTTACCTGGGAGCCATGATTATTTGGACAGTGCGAAATCCCCACGTAGCGACTTTTCACATGCTAAATGGAGCCTTTCTTCTCTCGATTTGTTGGATGATGACTTTACGAAGCTTGAAATTTCGATTGGAAGCCCCACACCTTTCCCAACGCGCACCCGAAACGGACGCTCCGCTCGGCGAATTGGAAAAAACTGGTCACGCATGA